In Gammaproteobacteria bacterium, the sequence TGCCAGATGAATGCGTTTTGCCCTTGTCATGTTCAAAAAAGACACCCGGGGAACGGTGCAACTGGGAAACGATAACGCGCTCCGTACCGTTGATTACAAACGTGCCATTCTTGGTCATGAGCGGCAGTTCGCCCATGTAGACTTCCTGTTCCTTTATATCCTTCACCGCTTTACTGCTTGTACTCGCCTCCTTGTCGTAGATAATGAGTTGAAGCTTCACCCGCAACGAAGCGGCATAGGTTAGGCCCCGTAACCGGCATTCCTTAACATCGAATACAGGATCCCCTAGGTCGTAGCTCACATACTCAAGGACAGCACTTCCAGAATGGCTTCGTATCGGAAACACTGACTTGAATGTGCCATGGAGACCGGCATCGTTACGATCATCCGGTGGCAGATCGGTCTGAAGAAAAGCTGCATAGGAGTTGATCTGGGTTGAGAGTAGATAGGGAACCTCTAGAATGCTCGGACGTTTGCCAAAGTCTTTCCGGATACGCTTCTTCTGTGTATAGGAATAAGCCATCATGATTCCTCAAATGGTCACCGATGAGAAGAAGTGGCAAGCACGGTATAAGGTGTGCTCGTTGCGGCATCGCCAGCGGTGAGCGTACAGGCAGATCGAGCCCTGATCCCAGGGGCTATGTCTCGACCCTGGAACAATACGTAGCGACGGATGACGGGAAGCCACCCGCTGCTCCAAAACACTGGCAGACATTTCTCTCAAGCGTACGTCTACTGGAGTTCGACCGTTGCGCCCGCGTCTTCCAATAGTTTCTTGTTCTCCTCAGCCTCCTCTTTCGAGGCCCCCTCCTTAATAGTGGAAGGTGCACCCTCGACGAGTTCCTTAGCCTCTTTCAGACCCATCGCTGTCATCGCACGGACCGCTTTAATAACAGCCACTTTGTTCTCGCCGAAGCTCGATAAGACCACATTAAATTCTGTCTTCTCTTCAGCTGCCTCAGCAGCGGGTGCCACCGCAGCGCCTGCTGGGACAGCAGCAACGGTGGCGGCCGACACGCCAAATTTCTCTTCCATTGCCTCAACCAGCTCGACAATTTCCAACACAGTCATGTTGGAAACGGTCTTCAAAATTTCCTCTTTCGATACAGCCATAGCGCAAACTCCCAGGTTAAATTCAGGTGATGTAGCGTATATTTCGGCTTTAGGCAGCCTGCTGTTGATCACGAACCGCTGCCACAGTGCGAACCAGCACGCTATAAGGCGCTGCCAATGTACGCGCGAGCTTTTCGATGGGCGCCTTCATAACCCCCATCAACAAGCCGATTGCTTGCTCGCGACTTGGTAAGTTCGCAAGTGATTCAATTGCTGAGGTCTCTAACAGGCTCCCACCCGTTGCCACGAGCTTCACAACGAGTTTGTCATTCTCTTTCGCAAAATCCCGCACTAGCTTCGCGGCTGCGCCAGGCTCATCTGGTGAGAATACGAGCAACAAGGGCCCAATCAACCCATCCCGCATACAGGCAAACTCAGTCCCCTCAAGCGCCCGCCGCGCCAACGT encodes:
- the rplL gene encoding 50S ribosomal protein L7/L12, with the protein product MAVSKEEILKTVSNMTVLEIVELVEAMEEKFGVSAATVAAVPAGAAVAPAAEAAEEKTEFNVVLSSFGENKVAVIKAVRAMTAMGLKEAKELVEGAPSTIKEGASKEEAEENKKLLEDAGATVELQ
- the rplJ gene encoding 50S ribosomal protein L10; the protein is MSLSLDGKKNIVKEVAEIASRSNTAIAAEYRGLSVADMTRLRRSARDANVVLRVVRNTLARRALEGTEFACMRDGLIGPLLLVFSPDEPGAAAKLVRDFAKENDKLVVKLVATGGSLLETSAIESLANLPSREQAIGLLMGVMKAPIEKLARTLAAPYSVLVRTVAAVRDQQQAA